In one Geoglobus acetivorans genomic region, the following are encoded:
- a CDS encoding geranylgeranyl reductase family protein: protein MRIQIYGAGMAGSYLYMLLRNNEDYEVGIKDERNSPDCRCAWGIAYRQAKNLYRDIGLDLDDYIISRPRYAYANGIRFRVKNVVMFDRKKLLQDLWSEMEFREMENPDIIVDATGSKRAFLPDVDEDDVHMRYHTVQYIEEHEKDEDIYAYARRTGYAWAFPLGEGRWHIGAGDKSVERAEEMVRKLREKYGFEEKEKSCGCKGFVRMYPPSKSLPFRDGNVYGVGEAIGCISGFGEGNAPALLSAKIFHDCLNSDCLDEYENRILEEFRWVEEEFGFLEAVQRGDIVSALKLTRKVIRIESERSAELNFRDILKVITNLKP, encoded by the coding sequence ATGAGGATACAGATTTACGGGGCAGGAATGGCTGGAAGCTACCTGTACATGCTCCTCAGGAACAACGAAGATTATGAGGTCGGTATCAAAGATGAAAGAAATTCTCCCGACTGCAGATGCGCCTGGGGTATAGCCTACAGGCAGGCCAAAAACCTCTACAGGGACATCGGGCTAGATCTTGACGATTACATAATCTCAAGGCCCAGATATGCCTACGCCAACGGTATCAGGTTCAGGGTCAAGAACGTTGTGATGTTCGACAGAAAGAAGCTCCTCCAGGATTTATGGAGTGAGATGGAATTCAGAGAGATGGAAAACCCGGACATAATCGTGGATGCCACCGGGAGCAAAAGGGCATTCCTGCCCGACGTTGATGAGGATGACGTCCACATGAGGTACCACACCGTGCAGTATATAGAGGAACATGAGAAAGACGAGGACATCTATGCATATGCAAGAAGGACAGGATACGCATGGGCCTTCCCTCTCGGAGAGGGCAGATGGCACATAGGGGCCGGAGACAAGAGCGTTGAGAGAGCAGAGGAGATGGTCAGAAAACTCCGCGAGAAGTACGGGTTCGAGGAGAAGGAGAAATCCTGTGGGTGCAAGGGTTTCGTCAGGATGTATCCCCCCTCAAAGTCACTGCCCTTCAGGGATGGAAACGTTTACGGTGTTGGAGAGGCAATCGGGTGCATAAGCGGTTTCGGTGAGGGGAACGCCCCCGCACTGCTCTCCGCAAAGATATTCCACGACTGTCTGAACAGCGACTGCCTCGACGAGTATGAAAACAGAATTCTCGAGGAGTTCAGGTGGGTGGAGGAGGAGTTCGGCTTTCTGGAGGCTGTGCAGAGAGGAGACATAGTCTCTGCCCTCAAGCTGACCAGAAAGGTGATCAGGATCGAAAGTGAGAGGAGTGCAGAACTGAATTTCAGGGACATTCTGAAGGTCATAACCAATCTGAAACCCTGA
- a CDS encoding response regulator has protein sequence MKLVLVVEDDDAVLEVIKAMLGDRYSVLEARDGKEAVEKYRVFRPNIVLMDVVMPEMDGVEATREIKRMDPNAKIIGVTAYAKQRAKDLLEAGALEVVEKPFSKSTLVSTIEKYIENS, from the coding sequence ATGAAACTTGTACTGGTGGTTGAAGACGACGATGCCGTGCTTGAGGTTATTAAAGCGATGCTTGGAGACAGGTACTCAGTACTCGAGGCAAGAGACGGTAAGGAGGCAGTGGAAAAGTACAGGGTGTTCAGGCCGAACATCGTCCTCATGGATGTGGTCATGCCGGAGATGGATGGTGTGGAGGCCACGAGAGAAATCAAGAGAATGGACCCGAATGCGAAGATCATAGGAGTCACAGCATACGCAAAGCAGAGGGCAAAGGATCTGCTCGAGGCGGGAGCGCTGGAGGTCGTTGAAAAGCCATTCTCAAAGAGCACCCTGGTGAGCACGATAGAGAAGTACATAGAAAATTCCTGA
- a CDS encoding PAS domain S-box protein, translating into MNPEDLERVAEEWIEKVAPGIPSDLLNRVRRVIAKGIVEVLSGQRTVDDLVGEVDESLIEELIRRGQGPEDFLRRIELLIEIVRKYERSEQEELLPVIYELQMKALGKVLRVYSRITAGEVLARKRAERAYRVLNAVNEVILRADGEEKMLEDVCRVIVEVGGYKHAWIGYAENGRVIRLAAKYGYGHEESEKQQSSLTGSETAGSPGDASSDDGCSPCIKMAEREGFASSIALPLKYDGEIYGVLNIYAPESDVFDDQEVDLLTKLAENISYAISKIRTEAEKKKIDQLYRLLVDNTGTAILLIEDGRVVFANRRAEELSDYSKEQLIGKPFIELVCEKDREKVMRMHMMRLENPDSVPQSYRLNYVDSEGNMRSGVAIVAKVPESRKFIVSVIDITDLMLAIGQIEENIEKFAILVDKIRNPLAAIHGYVEEYVEDETLREKIFEQIARIVKLVNQLEDGWMESEDVRMFLRKFER; encoded by the coding sequence ATGAATCCTGAGGATCTGGAAAGGGTGGCTGAGGAGTGGATTGAAAAGGTTGCCCCCGGGATCCCCTCAGATTTGCTGAACAGGGTCAGGCGTGTAATAGCGAAGGGCATTGTCGAAGTGCTGTCCGGACAGAGAACCGTGGATGATCTTGTGGGTGAGGTGGATGAATCTCTTATAGAGGAATTGATAAGAAGGGGACAGGGTCCGGAGGATTTTCTCAGGAGAATTGAACTTCTGATTGAGATTGTTCGGAAGTATGAACGGTCAGAGCAGGAAGAACTTCTACCAGTAATTTACGAGCTCCAGATGAAGGCTCTCGGAAAGGTTCTGAGAGTTTACAGCAGGATAACTGCTGGAGAGGTTCTGGCGAGAAAGAGGGCTGAAAGGGCATACAGGGTTCTCAATGCAGTAAATGAGGTGATCCTCAGGGCAGATGGCGAGGAGAAAATGCTCGAGGATGTCTGCAGGGTCATCGTGGAGGTTGGGGGGTACAAGCATGCGTGGATTGGCTACGCTGAGAATGGCAGGGTGATCAGGCTTGCTGCGAAGTACGGATATGGCCATGAAGAGTCCGAAAAGCAACAAAGCAGCCTGACAGGTTCAGAGACAGCAGGATCTCCTGGAGATGCGAGCTCGGATGATGGCTGCAGTCCGTGCATAAAAATGGCCGAAAGGGAAGGCTTTGCGTCATCGATCGCACTGCCTCTCAAGTATGACGGCGAGATTTATGGTGTTCTTAACATTTACGCCCCTGAAAGTGATGTTTTTGACGATCAGGAGGTCGATCTGCTCACCAAACTGGCGGAAAATATCTCGTATGCCATCTCCAAGATAAGGACAGAGGCGGAGAAGAAGAAAATTGACCAGCTTTACAGGTTGCTTGTTGACAACACCGGAACTGCAATTTTGCTGATCGAAGATGGCAGGGTGGTGTTCGCAAACAGAAGGGCGGAGGAGCTTTCCGACTACTCAAAGGAGCAGCTGATCGGAAAACCGTTCATCGAACTCGTCTGCGAAAAGGACAGGGAAAAGGTCATGAGGATGCACATGATGAGGCTTGAGAATCCGGACTCGGTCCCTCAGAGCTACAGGCTGAACTACGTTGATTCAGAGGGAAACATGCGGAGCGGAGTTGCCATCGTCGCCAAAGTTCCGGAAAGCAGGAAGTTTATCGTGTCTGTTATAGACATCACCGACCTCATGCTTGCGATAGGGCAGATAGAGGAAAACATTGAGAAATTCGCAATACTCGTCGACAAGATCAGAAACCCCCTTGCAGCAATACATGGCTACGTTGAGGAGTATGTGGAGGATGAAACCCTGAGGGAGAAAATCTTCGAGCAGATTGCCAGGATAGTCAAGCTTGTAAATCAGCTTGAAGACGGCTGGATGGAGTCAGAAGACGTCAGGATGTTTCTCAGAAAATTTGAGAGGTAA